The genomic DNA TTTGCTCTTTCTTCCTGCCtttcaatttctctttccatttgtttttctttttgttcacttaatttcttcatctgcTTTTCTCTCTTGCTTAAGAAATACTCACCACTTTCAATTTCCAAATCAACCTTTCTAGGCAATTGAGCAGGCGGGAATGGAGTgtatactttcttttcaatatttctgaTCTTCTTAGGCTTCTTTCTAGCCACATTTCTCTTCTTAAACATGGGCAAAAATCTTGACCAATCTTCATTGGCCAGTTCTGGTCTTTTCGccaattctcttttgatcattaattctttgatatGATAGATAGGGTGAACGTTTTTCATACAGTCCTCCACAACTCGACGAACTTCTTTTAAGCCTTTGAAAGGACCCATTGCACTTACCGTGTTACCTTGTACTAGAATATAACACTTGGTTAGAAGTTCTAACGCCTTTAAAGTATTACCGTTTGGACCTACAAGACGCTGTCTTCTCTTTACAAACCTTTCTTTGTTAGTAACGAAATTACCAATTTTAATCACGTCACACGCCATATCGTCTTGCAGGATCTTAACAGCCTGCGGAAAGGGAACAGACCTGGCTAATAGCTTGATCAAGTCTCTGGCCTTCAAGATGATAGCGGGATCGTACGTTTTTCTGGTTGTTTTTACCGTCATGGAACCCTCGACTAAATCTAGAACACACGCTATGTTGTGTTTGTCTAAAGCCCTTGTCACGTCATTCCAGATTGTTTTCAAGTAACTTTCTCTATATTTAGGGAATAATGTCATAAAACTGGATTCTTCAGCAAAAGGCTGGCCGGATGCGTTATCCTCTTCTTTAAACTCCTCTATCTTCCACTTGTCAATATCATCTGTATCCCAGGGCTTATCTCTGTTGTGTGTAGACACCATCGTTTGCTACTTTGGATATTTGTCTCAGCCTTCTGCTACTTTGCTTCTTTGCTAACTTGCAGTAGTTAACCTCATCatctctttatttttgaaaattttcctATCTCATCGctaagaaaaatgaaaatactaaaaaaaattttctcagATGGCAAACTTGGTATAATAAGGTACAATAGCCAAAGACAGTTAGTAAGATAGAAATGGGCAAGAACAGTATGAGAAGGAAAAGTGTGGGCAAGAACGTCGGTGTGGGCAAGAAAGTGCAAAAAAGGAGGTCGATCAGCACTGCTGTGAAGAAGAGAACCAAGCTACAAGTAGAAAAGTTAAACAAAAGTAGCGAGATGATGATACCGACATTGCTACGCGAGACAGGTGCACAAGAACCAGCTAAAAGAAAGACTGAGTCCACTTTGAAAGCTGGGGACCTGATCAAGGACCAGGAAAAGGATTCCAAGGTACGAGAACACAttcaaatggaaaaatcaaaaacaaatgaCAACATGCTGAAGCAGATTGAAATGATATCCGGGTTTTCCTTATAAGGAATAGTGGTGAAAGTTACGtaataatatatacatataaagGGGAATGAAATACTGcattttgtttgtttggTGTTTTCGAATATATGAAGCATCGTCTCATTAAGACTAAACCTTCGAGGATCTGAGGCCTGCGCTAGATCTAAAGATGGCGTCACCCTCAGCGTAGCCTCTTCCCACACCAAATCCAATTCCTAGCCATACAGGGAACGCACGGCGCTTAAAGAATAATACTGAGGTGAAAACACCAACACCAAACCCCATAGCGGTCTTAACTAGCATGTTTGACAGAACAATGTCCCATTTGGTGTCGAGAACCGTGGACACCCCGCTGCCATTCTTGCTGGAATCTTTGGAAGGGGTAACTTTCGCTGGTTGCtgtgcttgtgcttgtTCGGACATGGTATATTTTGCGTGGTTTCGTGCTTATTCGCTCTTATGGCCAACTAAAACTGCCAATTGATAGTATTTTAATGTATGGTATTATCGTTGTTTGAAGCCCtttaaaaggaaaaaacgGGTCAGGGCCACCCGGCGCGAAATAATAGCAGGTGATTGGTCAGAATAGCAAAAGCGCCTGAAACGATAGTATACGGTACTGTTGATGACTTACATTTAGGTTTAGAGTAGTCTACTAACTGCTATAAATTGTTTGATGTTATATTATGCGTTTACTTGGCTATTTTTGTATAGATATGTTGCAATGACTAAAATATCATAGTGAACGAGCGGGACGGCGGTTAAATCACGATATTTCGCCACCTTTTTCATAAGAAAATAGGAAACTTAACAGATAGAAATGGTTGAGCGCTAAGTTCAAAGAGGGAATACTTAGAGATGCGATTGTTGCTGTGCAAGAATTGGTTTACGTCGCCTATCATTTCACCACTACTGTACACCCGCTCTCTATACTCCATGAGTAACGCTACTAGTTTTCCCATTGCTCCTCAGGCCCCGCCCAACTGGACATTCACTCCCAACGATATTAACGGGAAGACCAAGGAAATCATCGACAAAAGCAACAATTTCTACGAATCTATGAGCAATGTCGAAACGCCCACTGTGACCAATTTTGTGGAGCCCTTTATGAAGTTTGAAAACGAATTGGGTCCAATTATTAACCAATTAACTTTCTTACAGCACGTGTCGTCTGATAAAGAGATTAGGGACGCTTCTGTGAACTCTTCAATGAAACTGGACGAGTTAAACATTGATCTGTCGCTGCGCCATGATATATATTTGCAATTTGCGCGCGTATGGCAGGATGCTCAGTCCAAAAGCGATTCTATAGAAAGGGAAACGTTCAAATACATTGAGAAATCTTACAAGGACTATATTCATTCTGGTTTAGAACTGGATGAGTCCAACCGGTTGAAGATTAAGGAtattaaaaagaagatttccGTTAATTCGATCAACTTTTCTAAGAATCTTGGAGAACAAAAGGAATATATTACTTTCACCAAAGAGCAATTGGAAGGTGTGCCCGACTCAGTCTTGGCGCAGTTCGAAACGATCAAATCCGACAAAGATAGAAATGAAACCTTATATAAAGTTACTTTCAAATATCCGGACATTTTCCCTGTGATGAAATTGGCGTCTTCTGCGCAGACCAGAAAGGAAGCGTTCTTGGCAGATCAAAATAAGGTCCCTGAAAATGAAGCTATATTGTTGGACACATTGGAGCTACGTGACAAATTAGCGTCTTTATTGGGCTACGACACGTATGCCAATTATAATCTTTACGATAAAATGGCCAAGGATAGTACCACGGTAATGGActttttgaatgatttgaagGACAAGCTAATTCCACTGGGCAAAAAGGAGCTAGAGTTGTTGCAGGAAATGAAATCTAAGGATGTCAAGAAGCTTAACCAAGATGAGGATCCAAATTACTACATCTGGGATCACCGATACTACGATAATAAATACCTTTTGGAAAACTTCAATGTAgatttagaaaaaatttcagaataCTTTCCTCTAGAAACTACTATTACAGGTATGTTACAAATTTATGAAACATTGTTCAACTTgaaattcattgaaatcaaagacGGTCAAAGTAAATCTGTCTGGCACGATGACGTTAAACAACTGGCTGTCTGGAATATGGACGATCCGAAATCTCCCAAGTTTGTTGGTTGGATTTATTTCGATTTGCACCCTCGTGATGGTAAATATGGTCATGCAGCTAATTTCGGTTTATCCTCATCATTCATGACCAACGACTCCGTAAGATCGTATCCGGTCACTGCTTTGGTTTGTAACTTCTCAAAATCCACGAAGGATAAACCTTCCCTATTGAAGCATAACGAAATAGTAACATTTTTCCACGAATTGGGCCATGGTATCCACGACCTGGTGGGTCAAAACAAGGAGTCAAGATTTAATGGCCCCGGATCTGTCCCATGGGATTTCGTGGAAGCACCTTCTCAAATGTTAGAATTTTGGACTTGGAACAAAAATGAATTAATTGATCTTTCATCGCATTACGAAACAGGCGAAAAAATCCCGGAATCTTTGATCGATTCATTGATCAAAACTAAGCACGTCAATGGTGCTTTGTTCACTCTAAGGCAATTGCATTTTGGATTATTTGATATGAAAGTGCATACTTGTAAAGACTTGCAAAATTTGTCAATTTGTGAAACATGGAATCAATTGAGACAagatatttctttgatttctaaTGGCGGCACTTTATCCAAGGGTTATGATTCTTTCGGACATATCATGTCAGACTCTTACTCTGCCGGCTATTACGGTTATCTATGGGCGGAAGTCTTTGCGACTGATATGTATCATACCAAATTCGCTAAAGATCCCTTGAATACCAAAAATGGTATACAATACCGTGATATCGTGTTAGCCCGTGGTGGTCTTAATGATATTGGTGATGatctaaaaaaattcctaGGCAGAGAACCTTCTAAGGATGCCTTCCTGAAGGAGCTAGGTTtacaaaattgaaaagcatTGGTGTGAAGCATTATATAATTATTCTACAGAGTGTTATTATATTTGATAGTCTTTTGAACAACCTCGTTCCAGGATAAATCAAAACCATTAAGTAGCTCAAATCCTGAAGCAAAGTAGCAGTGATTTGTCTAATCTGATCTCTATACCTTTTCTtaaaattcatcaatttctCCTTCACTAGACCATTCCCCGGCCCATTTAGTCGCTGATCAATTTTAAACTTGACCTTGCACAAATTTATTAGTTTCCATACACACTTAATCACTGAAATCCACGAGTAGCACAGCCAAACCTTTCTTAATACTCCACTTACATACAATTTATCATCCACTACGCCAAGGTTTTCCAACACAGCGAAGAAATCCAGCAGCGAGCTTACACCATTCCAGACATTTATCCATAAATTTTTCCCACTAACTTCAGCAGACTTTTTCTCTGAAACCattcactttcttttcttttcttttcttcctcttttgcTTTTATCTATGCTTTCCTTATTGCTTAAGTTGGGGTCGAACATTAAATTCATTGCCCGcgaattttttgaaagaagcaTCTCTTTTTACTGCAACAAGAACTAATAACTGGCAGAAGGAGAAACACTTGTCTCATGTATCTGCCCTTAAATGCGGTACTGGGAGTACACTTCTCTCTATTTGTCTTACATAAATAATTCCGGGGGATATCTCTTCTTTAGGGGTCCTGTAAGAGAGTAAAACAGCATTAACGAGATAGTGAGgaacagaaaaaagaggCGGTTTTGGGTTGTACAGTCAAACAGTTTAAAGCTTGTTCTACAATTTTGTAGCTTCCTAATGATATGTTTTGCCGCTCGGCATTGTCTTTTCTGTAACCTTGTTTCAAACTTCATCATTTCCGAGTTTCAGCTTGCGACGTTACTTGTTTCAACTTTTTAACAGCAACTTTCTCTCAATAACCATCACATAGGAAAAAGCGCAACAGCAGTTATAAGCAGAAGAGAAGAGACGATATTACTGAATAATGGTATTTCAAGAACTAAGTTATGATCAGGATAGGAGTAGACACAATAATAGTCACTCGCCAGGCCAAAATCAGGAAACAACAGAAATGAAATCTAAACACGTCTCGTTCAAGCCATCTAGAGACTTTCATACAAATGATTACTCGAACAACTACATCCATGGAAATTCTCTACCACAACAGCACGTTACGAATATTGAGAATAGAGTTGATGGTTATCCAAAACTTCAGAAGTTATTTCAGGCAAAGGCTAAACAAATCAATCAATTCGCCACTACGCCCTTTGGTTGTAAGATAGGAATAGACTCCATTGTACCAACGTTGAACCATTGGatacaaaatgaaaacttgaCATTTGATGTAGTGATGATTGGCTGCTTAACAGAAAACCAGTTTATTTACCCAATCTTAACCCAATTACCTTTGGATAAATTAATTTCTAAACCAGGATTTCTCTTCATTTGGGCTAACTCTCAGAAAATCAATGAACTTACTAAACTCTTGAATAACGAAATATGGGCTAAGAAGTTTAGAAGGAGCGAGGAGTTGGTTTTTGTCCCTATAGACAAGAAATCACCATTTTATCCAGGTTTAGACCAAGACGATGAAACGCTGATGGAGAAAATGCAATGGCATTGTTGGATGTGTATCACAGGTACAGTAAGAAGGTCTACAGATGGGCATTTGATTCATTGCAACGTAGATACTGATCTAAGCATTGAGACGAAGGGTACTACCAATGGTGCTGTACCATCACACCTCTATCGTATTGCCGAAAACTTCTCCACCGCTACTAGACGGTTACATATCATCCCCGCAAGAACTGGTTACGAAACACCTGTTAAAGTGAGGCCTGGTTGGGTCATAGTGAGCCCAGATGTTATGTTGGATAACTTTTCACCTAAGAGATATAAAGAGGAAATCGCTAACCTAGGTTCCAATattcctttgaaaaatgaaattgaattGCTAAGACCAAGAAGCCCAGTACAAAAAGTACAATAAAGCACCAGCATATCTCCTTGCTTAGCTCCATTGatataaaagtaaataaataaataaaccataatttttgcatttttctttcactaTAAACTATATTGAAACCAAATTTCTACCAAAATTAAATCAGCGTAACCatgcaaaatcaaaaagtaaacaaaCGAAAGACCACAGTGGATGGGAGTAGTAAACAAACATTATTctaattcttttctctttttttttttttggcttttcGTGTTCTAGCgtgttcattttttcagcCATGTAATTACTTAAATAGGAAGTTTACACGATGCTTGCATAAAAAGCTGGAAGTGCAGCACAAAGAGgaataaaaacatttcCATACTCAtttatttgtttgtttACAGTtaatttgtttgtttgtttgtttgtttgtttttgaagttgTGGTCTTCCTTCAAAGAATTCTTAATAagtaatttttcactttccGGTTTATAATGTTCgaatctttttttacttatttattcatttatttgtttatttgtttatttgtttatttgtttatttgtttatttgttcaattttGTAAATGTTTAGGAAACAAACACTCTTTACAAAATGTTGAAAACTCTTTATTTTAATTGTAGTGTTATCTACAGTCGTAAATCGATGAGATGGTGGCTCCTtgataataaataaacCACAAGTACTCGGTTTTTAGTttactgaagaaaaagaccATGGACAAATttttaaggaaaaaatGTTTAAGAGGAGAGTAAGGGTGTTTGATTAATGACTTGAAAGCATTAGATGACAGTAATgcatcatttttaattattGAGTAATATTTTTGCCAATATATCCAACGATTTTGTGCTTTGATGAGTTCCTTATTCCGACTAGTTATTTTTGTGATTTTCTCTTTAGAGTTTAGGatgaattttcaaaattcttaaTGTTCAGTGCTACCATTTTCACTGAAGCAGTTAATCTGCCTAACGAGTTTACTTTAAATGAACAAAACAAGATTTCACTTACAAAAGTCAAAACCTTAGCTGTACCATTCCATTACTATATTTTACTATACACTACTTACCAAATgtgttttcttcatataATCAAAACATAAAGGTCAAGGCAGGCGCCGTGAACCTCAGGCTTGAACGTTTCATTTTTCGTCTCATTCAAACTGTAGATAAAATAGATCGAAGCGACATTTCAAAGGCattctttatttattgTTTCAACCTGgcgtttttttttttgaacgaATAAGTGATGTTAAATAGAGTGTTTTCCATTTAGGCCctctctatttttttttggttctGTAGTGCAAATTCTATTCTGTTACATTTTTTCTCGTTTGTGAGACTCAAAAGACCAACATCCTAGACCTCTCATACAATTAATTACTCATAATTTTTAAGGCCTACTTGAAATATCTAAGAAACTATTTGGTCAATAATATGGTAAGCGAAGGCTTGCGCCAGGTACACTGAATAGAGACGACAGAAATTGTGTAAGAAGTTAAATGATAATAGTTttgtaaataaataaataaatagtttgaaaaaatccTCACCAAACGGAAGAGCATTAGATATGAAGTAAAACTAGAATGTCAAGATTTTACTAAAGGAAAATCAcgaaaaatttcttgactTTTTTGGGACAGCGTGGAACGTGTAATTACTGTATTAGGAAATTTACATGATTCTTgagaaataatgaaaaatggcCGCGTTCAGAAGTTACAAGCACACCTTTaaacattttttgttctttatcATTAGCAAATGTGCTAGTGTTTGCAAAagtatgcttttttttgcttaGGTGACTACGTTtctgcttttctttttagttttgatttttattttcagttTTGCATATAAAAATCATATTGTAATCcataaataaaaactaCTTAAATAtcaaatattaataattcAACAGAAAACACAGTATATGACTATGGTACAAACAAAAGAATTGCGTCTTTATGTAAAGCGAAGAGAAAGTGAGTTTTCCCAATAACCTACGGCAAAGAATACTACGAAAAATGCAGGCAGAATTTGATACCAGAAGTAGCCAgaagtattttttcaacttacaaaggagaaatagtcaactttatctttttgatGCTGGCCATCTTGGTTTATTTAGTAAGAGAATAAGTATCCTGAAAACAGAAGCAGATATCAGAAgataaattcaaagaaatccCTCAAATTTTTAACTGTCTCAGATCTAATCACGGAAGTCTTGCTACCGAatattcatcatcacttCGTTCAAGTCTCGGTATTGGCACTATATATTTTACCTTAGTTAATAAATTATACACTAGAACAGAACGCCGGGTTatactttttgtttcttttttctcttggaaaatttttttgcgATGCCcattatgaaaaattggcAAATATTGTATAGTCTGTAGTATAAGACAAATTCTTTTGAACTTGTTCTGTTCTAATTAGTGATTAGATTTAAGTCAATCGAGTCAAGTGGCAAGAATGGGTAAGacacaaaagaagaatagtAAGGGTCGTTTAGATAGGTACTATTATCTAGCCAAGGAGAAAGGTTATCGTGCTCGTTCATCCTTTAAgattattcaaattaatgaaaagtaTGGCCATTTTCTAGAGAAATCGAAAGTCGTTATTGATCTGTGTGCTGCTCCTGGTTCGTGGTGTCAAGTTGCATCCAAGCTCTGCCCTATTAACTCTTTGATTATTGGGGTGGATATCGTTCCGATGAAGCCGATGCCCAATGTAATTACTTTCCAAAGTGACATCACCACTGAAGATTGTAGGTCAAAGTTGAGAGGCTATATGAAGACCTGGAAGGCTGATACAGTATTACACGACGGTGCTCCTAACGTCGGTTTGGGTTGGGTTCAAGATGCTTTCACGCAATCTCAGTTAACTTTGCAAGCTTTAAAGTTGGCTGTGGAAAATTTAGTTGTAAATGGTACATTTGTTACTAAGATTTTCAGGTCAAAGGATTATAATAAATTAATTTGggtttttcaacaattgtttgaaaaagttgaagcCACAAAACCACCTGCATCAAGAAATGTTTCTGCAGAAATCTTCGTTGTGTGTAAAGGCTTTAAAGCACCAAAACGATTAGATCCAAGATTGCTGGATCCAAAGgaagtttttgaagaattaccAGATGGGCAACAGAACATGGAGTCCAAAATTTACAatcctgaaaaaaaagttagaAAAAGACAAGGTTATGAGGAAGGGGACAATTTATTATACCATGAAACCTCAATTTTAGATTTTGTGAAGACTGAAGACCCAATAAGCATGCTTGGAGAGATGAATAAGTTCATTATTGATAAGGATGATCATGAATGGAAgatcttgaagaaattgaagcaAACCACGGATGAATTTCATTCTTGTATTGAGGACCTAAAGGTTTTAGGTAAgaaagatttcaaaatgaTTTTAAGATGGAGAAAGATAGCTAGAGAAATCTTGGGTATCGAAGTGAAGGACGAAGCGAAGACTGAAATTGAAGTGGTGCCGTtaacagaagaagagcaGATTGAAAAGGACTTGCAAGGTTTACAGGAGAAACAGCGTCTAAATATCAAGCgtgaaagaagaagaaagaatgaaatgAAGCAAAAGGAACTACAAAGAATGCAAATGAACATGATAACTCCCACCGATATTGGTATTGAAGCCGCAAGTTTGGGTAAAGAGTCGTTattcaatttgaaaactgCAGAAAAGACTGGTATCCTAAACGACTTAGCAAAGGGTAAAAAAAGGATGATTTTCACTGACGATGAATTAGCAAAAGATAACGATATCtacattgatgaaaatattatGATCAAAGATAAGGATTCCGCAGCTGATGCAGATGATTTAGAAAGTGAGTTGAATGCAATGTACAGTGATTATAAAACTAGAAGATCGGAAAGAGATGCTAAGTTCAAAGCCAAACAAGCACGTGGTGGTGACAATGAGGAAGAATGGGTCGGTTTCGATGAAGTAAGTGCAgaaaaaggagaagaagaaaagaataactttattgaagatgtCGAAGGAGATtccgatgatgatgaggcCATCACCAACTTGATCAGTAAATTGAAAGGACAAAATGGAGATCATAAGTTGAGTAGTAAAGCACGTATGATTTTCAATGATCCGATATTTAACAATGTTGAGCCAGATTTACCAACAAGTACCATTAATGATGGTATAATGAGTTCTGAGGCAGTCGGTGATATTTCCAAATTacacaagaaaagaaaacatgaaGAGGTACAACaggaacaagaagaagcgGATTCTTCAGATGAAAGTTCAAGTGATGACTCTGACTTCGAGATTGTAGCAAATGATAATGTATCAGAAGACTTTGATTCTGATTATGATtcagaggaagaaaaaaatcaaacaaagaaggaaaagcaTTCCAGAGATATTGACATCGCCACTGTTGAAGCCATGACCTTAGCACATCAGTTAGCATTGGGTCAGAAGAATAAGCATGATCTTGTCGATGAAGGGTTCAATAGATATACATTCCGTGACACCGAAAATTTGCCAGAATGGTTTTTGGAAGACGAAAAGGAGCATTCCAAGATAAATAAGCCAATTACTAAGGAGGCAGCGATGGCaattaaggaaaaaataaaggcaATGAACGCTCGTCCTATCAAGAAGGTTGCTGAGGCCAaggcaagaaaaagaatgcGTGCTGTGGCTCGTTTGGAGAAGATTAAAAAGAAGGCTGGTTTAATCAACGATGATTCTGACAAGACAGAAAAGGACAAGGCCGAAGAAATCTCTAGGCTGATGCGTAAGGTTACCAAAAAACCACAGACAAGGCCAAAGGTTACTCTGGTTGTTGCCTCAGGTAGGAACAAAGGTTTAGCGGGTAGACCAAAGGGCGTTAAGGGTAAGTATAAGATGGTTGATGGTGTTATGAAAAATGAGCAAAGAGCCTTGAGACGTATCGCAAAGAAGCAtcataagaaaaaatagtaaCTAagcattcttttttccactcttgtataatataaaagataaagaaaagtaataggtatattatatatacatataatTAACCAAATAATCTTAAAAAACGACCTCGGAGAAGCCCTTCATACCTATGCTAGGAGAACAGAAATGCTCAGTCGTGCTATTCCTATTCTAGTTTTACTGGcaactttttcttattatttctACCGATTACCTTAGAGAAAATGTATATGATAGAAATGAGCAAGCACAGTAGCGTTGCGTTTTTGACCTTAGAATAATCATTTGTATTAGGTCTTGGAATGGGCACAAGTAGAGTTGTCGTGTTCAAATGACGAAATGAAGTATCATCGGTGAAGAGGGATTCATATCCTAGGCCTTTTTTATAAAATGGATTACGGGAAACTCTGTCGTCACCTGTATCACAAGCTAATATAACTTCTGGATCAAATGCAACTTTGAATTCATCCCCTTCTTTACCAGAGGGTTCGATATATCTGGAATGCAAGGTCACTTCGTTTACAGTACCCGCTtttaattcaaaaatactCTCTGATCCCCATGCATTATCTCGAAGAGAATATTCTGGTAATTCTAAGTCGTCTTCACCAAAAATTAGTAAGGGTGAGGATTGAAATTTATCGACAAATAGTTCCAGTGGTAATTGCAAGTGCATTAGGTACATACATTGTGGGCGTTCTTCATAATCTGTGAGATCAATTACCACTGTTGGATGCAAACCAATTGGTTGCTTGAGGTAAAGTGGTGTCGTTGCTGTTGAGTGGTTATAGGCAATATGGCCTTGTTTGTACAACaaagaagttttttgaCATTTTTCTAGCTCACCATCTTCCATCCTCCAATTACAACGTACTCCGCCAATATCaacatcattttcatcactGTAATCCACAAAAAACACACCcatttcaagtttttcatcatcCACTTTGCCGATTGTGAATTTTTCACCTTGTTTCAACGGGCGATACTCGAcaatttgaatttgtgAAGGTTCCACTGTTATATCATATGTAAAGTCTTCCGGGTTCCAAACCAAATCTAAATTTAACTCTGGAGGTAAATGCTGCTCTATATCAAACTTTTCACTATGGAACGAATGGTAAACTGGGTtagaaatgaatttttctggTACCTCTGTCGAATTCGAGTAAACCGAAAATCCGGTACTTAGTTCATTCTCAATAACGCTCAAATCTCTAGTCAAATCTTTCCTGGGCCTCCAGGTGATTCTCTTAAAGGATTTATCTATGCTTCTGGTACCTTCTAAAAGCCACCTTTGCTGTA from Saccharomyces mikatae IFO 1815 strain IFO1815 genome assembly, chromosome: 3 includes the following:
- the PBN1 gene encoding Pbn1p (similar to Saccharomyces cerevisiae PBN1 (YCL052C); ancestral locus Anc_1.14), which encodes MVTRHRVTVLYNAPEDIGSHMSQNDTHLTVKGGVGVVLQQRWLLEGTRSIDKSFKRITWRPRKDLTRDLSVIENELSTGFSVYSNSTEVPEKFISNPVYHSFHSEKFDIEQHLPPELNLDLVWNPEDFTYDITVEPSQIQIVEYRPLKQGEKFTIGKVDDEKLEMGVFFVDYSDENDVDIGGVRCNWRMEDGELEKCQKTSLLYKQGHIAYNHSTATTPLYLKQPIGLHPTVVIDLTDYEERPQCMYLMHLQLPLELFVDKFQSSPLLIFGEDDLELPEYSLRDNAWGSESIFELKAGTVNEVTLHSRYIEPSGKEGDEFKVAFDPEVILACDTGDDRVSRNPFYKKGLGYESLFTDDTSFRHLNTTTLLVPIPRPNTNDYSKVKNATLLCLLISIIYIFSKVIGRNNKKKLPVKLE
- the SPB1 gene encoding 27S pre-rRNA (guanosine2922-2'-O)-methyltransferase (similar to Saccharomyces cerevisiae SPB1 (YCL054W); ancestral locus Anc_1.13) gives rise to the protein MGKTQKKNSKGRLDRYYYLAKEKGYRARSSFKIIQINEKYGHFLEKSKVVIDLCAAPGSWCQVASKLCPINSLIIGVDIVPMKPMPNVITFQSDITTEDCRSKLRGYMKTWKADTVLHDGAPNVGLGWVQDAFTQSQLTLQALKLAVENLVVNGTFVTKIFRSKDYNKLIWVFQQLFEKVEATKPPASRNVSAEIFVVCKGFKAPKRLDPRLLDPKEVFEELPDGQQNMESKIYNPEKKVRKRQGYEEGDNLLYHETSILDFVKTEDPISMLGEMNKFIIDKDDHEWKILKKLKQTTDEFHSCIEDLKVLGKKDFKMILRWRKIAREILGIEVKDEAKTEIEVVPLTEEEQIEKDLQGLQEKQRLNIKRERRRKNEMKQKELQRMQMNMITPTDIGIEAASLGKESLFNLKTAEKTGILNDLAKGKKRMIFTDDELAKDNDIYIDENIMIKDKDSAADADDLESELNAMYSDYKTRRSERDAKFKAKQARGGDNEEEWVGFDEVSAEKGEEEKNNFIEDVEGDSDDDEAITNLISKLKGQNGDHKLSSKARMIFNDPIFNNVEPDLPTSTINDGIMSSEAVGDISKLHKKRKHEEVQQEQEEADSSDESSSDDSDFEIVANDNVSEDFDSDYDSEEEKNQTKKEKHSRDIDIATVEAMTLAHQLALGQKNKHDLVDEGFNRYTFRDTENLPEWFLEDEKEHSKINKPITKEAAMAIKEKIKAMNARPIKKVAEAKARKRMRAVARLEKIKKKAGLINDDSDKTEKDKAEEISRLMRKVTKKPQTRPKVTLVVASGRNKGLAGRPKGVKGKYKMVDGVMKNEQRALRRIAKKHHKKK